One Dysidea avara chromosome 8, odDysAvar1.4, whole genome shotgun sequence genomic window, GTAATTGATTTGCAATAGATTATAATAAATTATTTACTATTATCTTGATAAGCAAAATTTGTTATCTTATTAATGATAGGTGATTTAGGTATCTAGATAATCTTTTTGTCTAAATTATCTCCCAACCTTAGTAGTTTCCCTTTAAAACTTGCTTTTGTGAATACTAATAATGCAGGGCTATACTTGCTGCTTGAAGTTTTTAATTTGAATTGGGTCAGATCTGGGTTATATCTGGATTACTAGGTTAGTGGACCATCCAGGTAAGCAGTATTGACCCAGTTTTAACTCTAGTTCATAATTATGCACGCACCTTATCTACCGTTGTACACAAAAGGGCACATCTTGGGGTTCAAGTTACAtcaaattacaataattatgtgaacAGCATTAGTCATGGTATAGAGTTACACTTTCACAAAATATAGCAGTCAATCAGTTTAAAAAGTATTACATATTTGTCATAGTAAACCACATATTGCTTGTATTGTGAAATATTGTGGACACTTGTATGAGCTGGATGATAACATTATTTTTACTTCTTTAGCAATGAACCATTCTACATGTGTAACACTACTACTATGCTTTACCGTTGCTATTGTAAATGGCTTGACAGTTAGTCCTCAACAACGTCTCAACCATGGCAATTGTTCAGGGAAACTAGATGAGTTCTTGTGCAGCTGTCTTGCTCAGAATGCTACAATAGATATTCACCTTCTACCAGGCCGTTATGATTTTAGCCAACAAACATGTATGTTACGAAATAAGCCCAGAGTAACAATCACTGGTGATTCAACCAACAGTACTGCAATTTACTGCAATGGTTTTAGTCTTGTATTTGTCAACTGCATGAATATTTTGATCAGCAATATTGAAATGGTGGGGTGTGGAAATCTTGTCAGCGATGCAACGAATGGAAGTTTTAGTGAGGCTGTGCCTGAATCATATTTTGGTGATGGATCTCAGTTTACGTTGTTGTTTATTGTATCAGTTAACATCACCATTTCCAATTTACTTGTAAGGTACAATTTAGGTTATAGCATTATTGCATTAAATGCACTGGGAATAGTAAAATTATCTCAAGTACACATTATGAACACTACCTTTGAACAGGACGTAAATTGTAAAGACTTGGGCCGTGATCCTAAAACTGATTTTTCCTGTTCAGGAAGTGGAATCTTATTCTCTTACTTTGACTTGGAAAATGCACCTGCTATCAATAGCTTGTTATCAATCGATGATTGTGTTTTCATAGGCAATAAAAATATTGCACCATTATATTCCTTCACAGTTTTTTCAGATGTTGTTAACACTGCTTTCTATCGTGAAAGGGTGCCATTGATTGGAGCTGGTTGCATTGCTCTGTATTATGTACAACATAATTTTACAGTCACCACAAATATAAGCAATACAATATTTTACAATAACAATGGAACATATTCTGCTACTGTGGGTATTGCTCATTTGCAGTCAACACTTGGGATAACAAACTTTCATAACTGTACATTTGAAGATAATAACAGAATATCTCTTGGTGTGAATGAGATGGACATATATGGTTCAAAGCAACGAGGTGGTATTGTGCTTCTGTACTTTATTATAAGGGGCGGATTAACGTTTTCCCCTTTGCCTGTTCCACGCATTCCTAATAATGTTGAAATGCTCACTGTATCAAACTGTAGTTTCATCAAAATGGGTGGTAATAAAGGTGCTGCTGTTTACATTGAAAAGAACTCAGCAGACTATCTGACAGTGGTTGCAAGGTTCCTTCAATGCAGGTTCATTGAAAACGAAGGTGATGCAGGCTCAGCTATATTTGCAGAGGACAATAAATTTATAGTCACTGAAAGTGGTGGTGGAATACAGATTAACTTGACTGATGTAATGGCAATAAACAACATGTTGTCTCCAGCTGGTACTTTACAACATGCCACTAGTAGACTAACAACAGGAGTGTTTTCCCTTCATAGTTGTCGTGCTTTTGTTAACTGTGACCGCCTTTGTAATTTTACTGGAAACCAGCCATCAGTGTTTTATGGCCGTAATTCAGGAATAGTAATATCAGGAACAGCAATGTTTCTAAACAATACAGCAAGGTTTGGTGGAGCTTTTCATTTATTAGATTCGTTTATTTTTGTTCATACCGGTTCTTACCTTTTTTTTCAAAATAACTTTGCTACTTCATCAGGTGGAGCTATACGTGGAGATTTCACTAACACCAATGAACAGTCAGAAGATTATTGCCCCATTCAATTTGTTGGATCAATTAGCAATGCTGAGAAAGTATTTACTCTTCGTGGCATCAATCAACTTAATGTCAATATAGTGTTTGAAAGCAATTTTGCGGTGTCTCGCACCTCTTTGCAATCTATCAGTTCAAATGTATTTTACGTTTGCTCGTGGTACCCTGATACCGTCACTCAAATTAAGTTAGGAAGGGAAGCTCCTGTCATTAACGGTACACGAGCTTCTGTGTATCATGATGTACTTACATTTATTCCAAAAGGCAGTGTTAATGACCACCTATTAATTCTGGCTGATTTGCCTTGTCTTTGTGATAGTGATAACAGCTATAATATTGGTAGCTGTCTAACCACAAAATCACTAGTTTTAAATGAATCTGTTGTTCCAGGAAGGTCATTCAACCTTTCTATCATTGCTTTGGATGTTGTTGGCTCTGTTGGGTTTTCAGACAGGCTGTTCGGAGATGTGTATCATGCAGATATTTCAGATGGACAACTTCTGCTAGCGGCCAATCAATATGTCCGACCTTTTTTTGTAGCAAACAATACATGTACTACAGCAGACTTTACTGTCTTTCCAGTAAGTAAAAATTATCCCAACAATGGAACATTGGAACTTTCTCTATTACAGCAATTCACATTACGAATATTCTTTAATTTAAACAATTGCTCAGAAGGATTTATCCTTAGAGACACTGGAAATGGTATGTTTGGGTGTACATGCGATAGCTTTTTCACTGAAAGAGTAGATAGAAGATTTAGTTGCGATGCTACAACTGGGAACATTACACGACATCATCGCCAAGCTTGGTTATCAGTAATTGATGGTGACTTACAATATGCTAGGATATGTACACCCACTTATTGTCATGAAGATTTGATATCATTTGATCTCAGTGAAGAAAATATACTTTGTACCAACCATCATTCAGGAAGAGCATGTGGTGGATGTGAAGATGGTTTTAGTAGAGTATTTGGTTCTGATACATGTAAGAAATGTGATAGTGCTTGGCTAGCCACAATAGTATTGTATGCCATTTTGGGAATTGTATTAGTACTTATGTTATTCTTGCTGAAGTTTACAGTGACACTAGGAACCATCAATGGAGTAATATTTTTCTGTAATGTGATGAGCATAAATGAACACTTGTTTTTCAACACTACTATTTCAAGATTTTCATTTTTAAGGGTCTATATTTCAATAGTTAATTTAGACTTGGGATTTGAATTATGCTTCTATGAAGGAATGTCTCAACTTTCTAAAACGGGACTGCAGTTTGTGTTTCCAGTATATCTGTGGCTACTAATGCTTGTTATAATTTTCATAGCGAAAAAATACTTTCATGATCAGAAAATATCATCGTATTCAGCTCTTCCTGTTTTAGCTACATTAACTTTGTTATCATACCAGAAAATTCTCCGTGCAATCATTAGAGTGTTTTCCTTTACAACTGTTTCTTCTTCAAGTCGAAACAATATCTATGTTTGGCAACCTGATCCAACTGTTGATTACCTCACTGGCCATCATATTACATTGTTTGTCATAGCAGTTGTGTTTTTACTGATTTTTATTTTTCCGTTTGTCATCTGTTTCACTTTTCCGAGTTTTGTCTTGAGATCAAAGAGGTTGAGCTATTTCTTTCCAGTGCTTGATAGTTTTGTGGCACCTTATAAAGTCAAATATCGATATTGGTTTGGATTAAGAGCCGTATTGTTATTGTACTTATCTGGAATGGAAGCCATTATTTTTTCTTATCCTGAGTCACTCTTGCTTTCCAGTGTAATAGTAGTTGGAGTCTTCATGTTTGCACAAGGATATATCCATCCCTACAAAACAACACTCAACAACATTACTGATTTAATGTTTATGGGAAATTTCTTCATGATAGCCACCATATCCCTGTACTTCTATCCAAGTGTGTATGGGTATGAAGACGTGAACATTGTTGTTCAAGTATTTGGCTATTTGAGTTTTGCAATATTTTTCTTAGTCGTTTTATATCACTGTTATTACGTGACCCGGCATAAGCTTTGGAACATTTACCTGACCGACCGTGCTTGGAAAGTTATCAACAACTACAAGGACAAATATGGTTTGCTGTGGGAACCAGTTACTGTGAATGCCAAATCTGATCATGACATGCATAACTTCACCAGTCACACATATCAAGGAGTTACTGACAATAGTGGAACAATGGTGCGATTTCGTGAATCACTTCTTGAACACATGTAACTATAAGTAGCTAACATTGTGAATGTGCAGTGTGTTTAGTGGAACCCCtcattatattttattattagcaGAAGAGCTGGCGGCCTCAGCTGTCTTAGCAATCCCTAAATGTCTAATGCCTTCTGTGCTctccctccagtgcctaactgaaTAAATAAATGTTTATGTTGTATTCaaacatgatattgtagtcTGTAGTGTGTtatggttgttgttgttgtcgTAAGAAAAGATGTAACAGTGGCACTCAGCAATAAAACTGTTCATCTGAGTGGAAGTATAAATGACTGACACACTTAGCTAGTTTAGCTACTAGTCATACATAGAAAAGAATAAGTTTTAGTTTTCATCCAtttatttgatttgatttaaaCTTTACAGCATGCATTGTGTACAGTTGCAGGAGGATTGTAATCAACAGTATTGGGGTTACAGTACTAAATCTACTGCACGGAAATACAAAATGATTAGCTAGGTGCATGGGTTGTCAGGTCTAAAATGTTAGTTTAAAAACATGTCCATACAAATGATAAATCTTAGCCTTGCTCTTTCTAGATAACGATAGGTAAAGGCAGGACATTCCATAATGAGTCAAGAGATGCTTAGCTAAATTTTAAATATGATTAATTTTTTGCCACTTGTGGAAGGCCTAGCTATATGGACATTAGTATCACCTCACCAAGTAACTACCatacgtagtatataatatctatgtagctacacgcacacaccaacacacactGAAACCTAGGCCACTTTAAGGCGCTTTTCTTTTAGTGTGTTTTAGATAGAGAAACCTCTCTATAGACATTTTGGGATACAGAATTTTGGCCACTTAGAAGCTTTCCTTTCTTTTGggaccaattttttttttaaatggaggtttttctattgtgtccttaattcggggagtttgtttagagaggttccactgtacgttGTCTCGGACGCCGCGAGATCAATTAAGAGCCACGTGACCTTATGTGATACAGTACTTTGTCACGTgaaagtgaacaatttttacTAAATCCGGCTACTGGTGAACGACGATTAAGACACAAGTGAGGAACTGCATATGGTGAGATTACACTTCATAGGCACATACATTGAACTTACGTGGACTCTGACCCCGCCGCTGTAGACCGGTGACCTTGTACAGCTTTGCGCCCTTAAAAAGCCCTCAATAACTGAACACTTGATAACGCTGCAGACGTATTCCTAAGGCGGGTTTTCCGAGCAAGAAGCTTGGTCTGGCGAGAACTTGGGCAAGGGATCAAAATCATCGGCATCTTCTTAGTTGGTACCGAGTTTTTATGTGGCAGTCAGTACTGTTCACAGGTAAAGTTACAATACGTTTAGTTgctctgtaaaattaatgccaAATTGAACAAACTATACTAACAGGAACAGGGATAATCTAGCCTAATTCTTCAGCCATAGTCAGTTCTACAGTGTATTAAATAAACCTATTGTATGTATAATTTCATTGTGCCTTTTCCTGTGGTTCCTGAAGGCTAGCAAAGTATTATTCACGTGAACAACAAAGTTTATGAAGGCAGAAGGTCGCTGTTGAAGAAAGTGGCTTAATCATAAGGCCACTtcaagaaaattccttgtttcccatttcattgacctcaaaaatacatgcagGCAGGCGGTTcatcattatagatatttccactacTTTTCGAAACTCATAACTACCTTACAGGTAAAAATACAGTAAAAGCAGCTGGGGGCTTGGCCAGGAATTGTAGTGGTTGGTCAACCGAGCACTTAACTTAATTTtgagttgacagcaataatgaatgaccatgcgggaagagaatctgcatgcaggTGAGAAATggaaaacaatgaattttctaggGGTGAGATCATAACAATAGAGATTTTCAACCTTTTGAATTTTCATGTATATTTTTgctggtgaaaatttcatatcATTAGGAGTTTCATATTCAAATTTATGACACTtataatacagtacaatagtactgtatatatagtagagaccacaaaggagtaggcgtggcccacaaaataatatcacccaaaaaacagcctcaatttcccctgacaatgatgaggcagtattggttagatgaaactaagcccaaacaagctttcagattgacccaaaatgctttcaacaagttgctacagaatttttttatttaatggaattttctactgactgagtaagtaactgactgactgactgatgccttcaaacaagcataactcgataatggctaaggccacaggcttgattttttcactgtttgacgtcgcttcggccctgCAGGTGCCTTtgggcataccacagtacgtacaatgcattcttcatggacttaccagtgtcctcctttgtgtcccattcatctttgctgacagtaaaaagtgtcgatttggcaatagcacgtgatggcttcccttcgtaacggaaattgtccgtatttgtcacagtggctattttgatagcagaggtgcttttcaaacagttcttgattaatactgctgtgtaacgggttgaacataaccaacaacaagcgtaatggatacttcacttttcagatgataattgatagggGCGTGCGgaaccatttcttttggtatgtgtggattgtagaggtgcttttcgaacggttcttgattcgaaatgctgcgtaacgggttgaacatagctgacaatgaagcgtgatggatactccacttttcagacgataatcagggcacacggtgccatttcagatgcagtttgcttgggttcaccagtcataataattatttacaaaaaaaagtttgcgGACAAGTatgcagaaaaatttggaattttcaactagagtagggaccacagcacattgataaaaagttctgaaaca contains:
- the LOC136264155 gene encoding uncharacterized protein; its protein translation is MNHSTCVTLLLCFTVAIVNGLTVSPQQRLNHGNCSGKLDEFLCSCLAQNATIDIHLLPGRYDFSQQTCMLRNKPRVTITGDSTNSTAIYCNGFSLVFVNCMNILISNIEMVGCGNLVSDATNGSFSEAVPESYFGDGSQFTLLFIVSVNITISNLLVRYNLGYSIIALNALGIVKLSQVHIMNTTFEQDVNCKDLGRDPKTDFSCSGSGILFSYFDLENAPAINSLLSIDDCVFIGNKNIAPLYSFTVFSDVVNTAFYRERVPLIGAGCIALYYVQHNFTVTTNISNTIFYNNNGTYSATVGIAHLQSTLGITNFHNCTFEDNNRISLGVNEMDIYGSKQRGGIVLLYFIIRGGLTFSPLPVPRIPNNVEMLTVSNCSFIKMGGNKGAAVYIEKNSADYLTVVARFLQCRFIENEGDAGSAIFAEDNKFIVTESGGGIQINLTDVMAINNMLSPAGTLQHATSRLTTGVFSLHSCRAFVNCDRLCNFTGNQPSVFYGRNSGIVISGTAMFLNNTARFGGAFHLLDSFIFVHTGSYLFFQNNFATSSGGAIRGDFTNTNEQSEDYCPIQFVGSISNAEKVFTLRGINQLNVNIVFESNFAVSRTSLQSISSNVFYVCSWYPDTVTQIKLGREAPVINGTRASVYHDVLTFIPKGSVNDHLLILADLPCLCDSDNSYNIGSCLTTKSLVLNESVVPGRSFNLSIIALDVVGSVGFSDRLFGDVYHADISDGQLLLAANQYVRPFFVANNTCTTADFTVFPVSKNYPNNGTLELSLLQQFTLRIFFNLNNCSEGFILRDTGNGMFGCTCDSFFTERVDRRFSCDATTGNITRHHRQAWLSVIDGDLQYARICTPTYCHEDLISFDLSEENILCTNHHSGRACGGCEDGFSRVFGSDTCKKCDSAWLATIVLYAILGIVLVLMLFLLKFTVTLGTINGVIFFCNVMSINEHLFFNTTISRFSFLRVYISIVNLDLGFELCFYEGMSQLSKTGLQFVFPVYLWLLMLVIIFIAKKYFHDQKISSYSALPVLATLTLLSYQKILRAIIRVFSFTTVSSSSRNNIYVWQPDPTVDYLTGHHITLFVIAVVFLLIFIFPFVICFTFPSFVLRSKRLSYFFPVLDSFVAPYKVKYRYWFGLRAVLLLYLSGMEAIIFSYPESLLLSSVIVVGVFMFAQGYIHPYKTTLNNITDLMFMGNFFMIATISLYFYPSVYGYEDVNIVVQVFGYLSFAIFFLVVLYHCYYVTRHKLWNIYLTDRAWKVINNYKDKYGLLWEPVTVNAKSDHDMHNFTSHTYQGVTDNSGTMVRFRESLLEHM